The Amaranthus tricolor cultivar Red isolate AtriRed21 chromosome 14, ASM2621246v1, whole genome shotgun sequence DNA window CTCTAGTATTTATTTATTCCCTCTAACGAGATTTCTAGGTTCTCCACTGGATCTACAACACACAAGATTTTCTTCTCACCTTCTTTGTCCTATGTTTTGCAATAGGTGAGAAGAGCTCTGCCCCCTCTCGTTGCCACCTCTTCTTTGAAAACTGCCActtttaatgttttgtttttCTCCCTTACTGTTTTCGTATTACCCTTTTCTTGTTCTTCTCCTTTCTTCTTTTGAACAAGTAGTTTCTCACCCTTCTCAATTTTTCCGgccaaaatttaataatttctaTCGAATTTTTTCAGACCTTTTTCTTGAAAACGCATTCCCTTTACTGATTCTCttctttatttttgaaatgtTCAAAAACGACATTGCCATTTGTCTTCTTTGCagccattttcaatttttttgatctatttcttttctGGGTATTAGGttgaaggaacatattttgagCACAATTCTATACGTATAAAGGATTTAAAACTTCTATTTGAGTGTGATCATTAGCTCTAAATTTGGTTCTTGAAAAATTTCTGGTCTTTTTTAAATgacaataaagaaaaaaaaattgagggtATGCTAAAGCCATCTTAATCATTTTGTGTTCTTGGATCATGCTTTCTGATTTGGAATGACATCTCTTTTCTAGTTATGTATATATGGTGTGTTGTTCATGTATACAACAATTTATTAACATAATTCCATTGAATGGATCCAATCTATTGGGGGCGGGGTTTGGGGTCGCTTGTACGCAATTTTACTCTTGTTAATGATATCAAAGTGcacattattaaataaaaagtgcacatgagtaaataaactttttaaatataGTCCAATCTAATCTAAATATAGTATCTATATGTGCCACTTTCTTTTCAATTTTGCATTGCTTTAATGGTGGTGGATCTAGGAAGAAGCTAGTGAGTGTCAAATTACGAGTTGGTAATTGATATAAAGATTAATAGTATCCATATGTGATGATTGATATAAGGAAGAGGGGAAGGCATTCATGTAAATGGTAAGATCGTGCTCAAGCATTATCGTCATAATGCTAGATCTGCAGAAAATTTCACCGCACAATACGAGTTTATTTTGTTATCTGTTCTAATATCAAGATTCCTTGCTCGTACTTTATTAACAGGTTGTTGTCTTGAGAAGTTTTCCTTGTATTCGAATAGGTGTAGGTCTACTGCTGTACATTATTTTTGTACTAAAATGCTTTCAATATTGGGCTTTATGGAACTTTTATTTGAACAAGGGCTGTACTAGCTTCTATTTGATTGTTGTGTTTGTTTCAGGAGATATCCATGGTCAGTTTCCTGATCTGCTTCGTTTGTTTGACTATGGTGGCTTACCGCCTGAGgcgaattatttatttttgggagATTATGTTGACCGTGGTAAGCAGAGTATAGAGACCATTTGCCTGCTTCTTGCatacaaaataaagtataagGAGAATTTCTTTCTTCTTAGGGGAAACCATGAATGTGCTTCTATTAATCGCATATACGGATTCTATGATGAGTGCAAGAGGAGGTATAATGTTCGTCTGTGGAAAACATTTACGGACTGTTTTAATTGCCTGCCTGTTGCTGCACTTATCGATGAAAAGATCCTTTGCATGCATGGGGGATTGTCGCCCGAGTTGAAAAATATGGATCAGATCAGGAACATACCTCGACCGGCAGATGTCCCAGATCAGGGCATTCTCTGTGATTTGTTGTGGTCTGATCCCGAGAAAGAACTTGATGGTTGGGGAGAGAATGATAGAGGAGTCTCATACACTTTTGGAGCAGACGCAGTTTCAGAGTTTCTCCAGAAGCATGACTTTGATCTTATATGTCGAGCTCATCAGGTAACCGTTCTTCAGTATGATGTAGTCTTTCTGTATCTTCTAGGATTATATATCAATTTGTCTTGCAACAGTCAATCGCTTGACCGTTTACATATAGGATATTAGAGGGAGCCAGCTGAATGCCTTGAAACATCCCATATTTGATGAAACCATAAACCTGCTCACATCGGTTTCGTTCACTTGTTtccttaagtgttaaaaagggTTCTGCTGCTGCTTGCTTTTATTCTAGCATTTAGGGAAAAGTTGACAAAACATAATGATAATATCAGTATATAATAGTCTTTTTTTTGATGGAAGATGCTTACAAAATGGCAAGAGTGAACTTACATTGAGCATTTATATATTGTTCGCTTGTTATCCGAGCCAAGTAGCGAGAGGTGAGAGTGAAAGCTTGGgaaaaattaagtatttattttaagCTATTGTCGTCCCTTTTTTTTGATAGGCCTTAAGTTGATAGTTCTTAGGCCTCAGATTATAATAGAATTATTTCCTGTGCATTTCTTATTTATGAGAAGTTGAAGATGCTTTTTGATATCTAGGGCCAATCCAAAACAATCTTTTTGTTTtaactaacaagggtaagataGCGTATATCTTGCTTTTCAAACTTCTAATATCAAAACGAATTTGATTTCTCATCTTAGTATGAGAAAATATGGGCTTCTCAATGAGCTCGCTTTTATTTGAAGGGAggagtaaacaaaaaaacttatcacttgtgttatgaatggtgtgacttgagtgcacatttgatgtgtgcattcatgtgtgactcttgggatggaatcctatgTGTGTTTTAATGAGGTTGTTAAGTGTGTGACTTAATGTGGAGGTTTATGATGGAGTTTAAGTGCATGATTTAATTCTTGAAATAATGAAGCGAATAAAGAGTGACTTAAACATGGTTATTATGATGTATGATGAATGGTTTTAGTTAAGAAAATTAAGAGTTGTAAGTTACTGTTAagatgccttgaacgaggcatcCAAGATGTGACCAAATGCCTTGAATGAGTAAAGGAGTCAGAACAGATCAGTAGCTTGCAGCTGAAgcatgctcgaacgagcagacCACGGGACAGAAGTCAGAAGGTGCAACAAGTagttgctcgaacgagcagcaGCAGTCAGGGGCTTTGGATTCGTTTTTCTTGGCGTTTCAAGTATCCTAGAGCAGTTTCATTGAGATTAAATTTCAGCATTAAGACTAAATACTCATTTAATGTAATTAACACTATAAATAAGAGCTCTTATGTACATTCAAAAaatcatcaaacacaaccccaagcctaaacacatagcctttgcaTTCTCTTGCATCTTTTGTAATACTTTATTGTAAGAgttgtatttctcaattttgataatataagcaagtaactacacaccacggaggacgtagccgtgaacctccttaaatccttgtgttcTTTTGCATTTGTTTTATTTCCTTTAAACATTGTTTAGTCATTGAAGTTGGTTCATCAAGTTACTTCGAACCTTGCGATTTTGGTTACATTAGAGGTTAAGTTTTATACTTAGGACTCTAATCAAGCAATTATTTCAAGTTGCTTTAATTATCATGTAAAGCATTCAAATCTGGCTTGGAGACTAATGCAGTCCTACCTTCTCTTGCGGATTGGCAAATAATCAGGTTGTAGAAGATGGTTATGAATTTTTCGCGGATCGCCAGCTTGTAACGATATTCTCAGCACCAAACTACTGTGGAGAGTTTGATAATAATGGAGCCATGATGAGTGTGGACGATTCCTTAACTTGTTCATTTCAAATCCTTGAAGCTTgtgaaaagaaaggaaaactGGATTTTGGTAACAAAATGGTGAGACCCGGAACTCCGCCGAGAAAGGTAAAATTACATTAAGTTCTTTTAAAACTTAGTATTTACTGACATTTCAATACTAttagtggctcccacctaattGGATTTTAGAGGTAGGGTATATGCAATCTTATCCTAGaataacaaagaggtttttCAGATTAACCTTTGATAGCAAATATCATTCTGAAGTGCACATAATTTATTGGACACATCGATAATGGATAAACCTTTACATCCCGTTATGTTTGTATTAAATAATggtaatgtgaacaatttgtaGTGTGAATTTTATGAAATGTACTCCATGGTGTTGACTCTGACATAAAAAACTTCTTTTGTTTACAATATTCCTTTACTTCCTAATACCACTTTTCTAAatgtaacaaaaataaattttcctaccAATATTACATAAACTTTCTATTATCATTTCTATTATTCATTACAAGAAAAATAGGCTTTCATGTATTTTGTTTAGGTTAACCGTGGTGCTTATATTCGACGTTAAAACCTTTTGAGGCTAAAGGTTATTCGGCACTAGAACCTTCGTTTACCCCATTCATAAAAAATCTTTGTGCCAATCATTTTAATGAAGCGGTTCAATCTCATGAACAAAACTCTCATATTGGCCAAAATTGTCTAACAAAGACCAGATTAATTCACAATCATAATATTAAACCTATAGCAGCCCCAAACACCTGAACCAAACAATAACTGCCCCATCCTCAACCACTACAGAAACATAGCAAGCCAAGCAGCCCCTCATCAACACCCAACACATAGCAGCAGCAGCAATATGTTATGGTTAAGCAGCAGATGTTGCGTGCCACACCCAGCTGCGACCTATTCTGCCGCCCACAATTGCAATTCTGTGCCCATTTTCAGTATTTGAAAATGCAGCCTGCTCTCATATCCTTTTTGTTCACTTTTGAATTTAATGGAGCAAAGGTGGCGGTAAAGGCTTCAACCAGACTGTCAAAACGGTGCTGTTTTGCTGTCAAAACAGCCCTAAAACAGTAGAATACAGCCCCTCCAGCAGCCTCCCTCACAGTCCCCTTGTGCTGCATCGTGTATCCAAAGTTTACCCTGTCCAGCCAAAACACCTCGTCTTCAAGCCAATAACAACTCACACAACCTTGTAGCAGCCCTCGCACATGTCCtcaacataacatcacaacagcCCTTGCATTCCCCGGTAGCAGCCCTTGCTCAACAACAGCCAGCCTCGCAAATCATACAACGTAGCATAGCAGACCTAACACCAGCAATAACATGCAACTCTAGTAGTTTCTACTTAGTAGGCCTAACACCTATTAGTCTGGAATAACATAGCATTTCTCTTTAGTGAACTCAAAATTCAGAGAGttttaaattgcaaataatGTTATGATGTACAGAGGTCATGTATTCTATAACCAAATGTGAGCAATAATTCTACGATGAAAATAACATCTGTATTGATCAGCAGTATCCTAGAAGTAGAATCAATAAACCTTCAAGCTATTCTTTATCTAATAAAAATGTGCATGACAAGTGAGTGTCTACAACACCACGACATTCTATTACCTCAATACCAATAAGTGACTTTCTCTTAGGGTGGGGTTCGGGAG harbors:
- the LOC130799606 gene encoding serine/threonine-protein phosphatase PP1 encodes the protein MDEGVLDNIIRRLLDAKNGRTVKQVHLPESEIKQLCLTSKDIFLSQPNLLELEAPIKICGDIHGQFPDLLRLFDYGGLPPEANYLFLGDYVDRGKQSIETICLLLAYKIKYKENFFLLRGNHECASINRIYGFYDECKRRYNVRLWKTFTDCFNCLPVAALIDEKILCMHGGLSPELKNMDQIRNIPRPADVPDQGILCDLLWSDPEKELDGWGENDRGVSYTFGADAVSEFLQKHDFDLICRAHQVVEDGYEFFADRQLVTIFSAPNYCGEFDNNGAMMSVDDSLTCSFQILEACEKKGKLDFGNKMVRPGTPPRKGGKG